In Stutzerimonas stutzeri, a genomic segment contains:
- the hisI gene encoding phosphoribosyl-AMP cyclohydrolase produces the protein MNWLDQINWNEDGLVPAIAQDHQTGRILMMAWMNREALGLTAAENRAIYWSRSRGKLWRKGEESGHVQKLHELRLDCDADVIVLMVEQVGGIACHTGRESCFYRVFENGEWKTVEPVLKDPHAIYAEHTHE, from the coding sequence ATGAACTGGCTGGACCAAATCAACTGGAACGAAGACGGCTTGGTGCCGGCCATCGCCCAGGACCATCAGACCGGGCGCATCCTGATGATGGCCTGGATGAATCGCGAGGCGCTGGGTTTGACCGCCGCGGAAAACCGCGCCATCTACTGGTCACGTTCGCGTGGCAAGCTGTGGCGCAAGGGCGAGGAATCCGGCCATGTGCAGAAACTGCACGAACTTCGCCTGGACTGTGATGCGGACGTGATCGTACTGATGGTCGAACAGGTGGGCGGCATTGCCTGCCATACCGGCCGCGAAAGCTGCTTCTACCGGGTCTTCGAGAACGGCGAATGGAAAACCGTCGAGCCGGTCCTCAAGGACCCGCACGCGATCTATGCGGAGCACACACATGAG